The Acinetobacter pittii genome contains a region encoding:
- a CDS encoding metal-dependent hydrolase: MLTGNHQLKARKVHFDFAESSVCWMPNDPLCSHVANGINMLLPAGEFWFCRVFNKTLPLITDEALKQEVIGFVRQEAAHARAHEKAQDFLRENGYDIQETLNRAHFVFNILLGDKPLGIPFLKGEKLDEYWLLFRVGVIAAIEHFTGTIGQWTLDSNTWDQADPAMADLFRWHLAEEVEHRCVAYDLFEHLLTNKFGFYVSRQVIMAAVFPLFIYFLADFARSLGKQDLEHEDIQKLMRRGYFKIIREFEKTATRSDNLPTIKYLWKATLRWVSPKFNPLHEGDTAQALAYMARSPAVQYFEGMHSAKSVSLS; encoded by the coding sequence ATGCTCACAGGGAATCATCAGCTTAAAGCAAGAAAAGTACATTTTGATTTTGCGGAGTCATCCGTCTGCTGGATGCCGAATGATCCTCTATGCTCTCATGTCGCCAATGGCATTAACATGCTCTTGCCGGCTGGTGAATTTTGGTTTTGCCGTGTGTTTAATAAAACCCTGCCTTTGATTACCGATGAAGCACTAAAACAAGAAGTGATTGGATTTGTCCGCCAAGAAGCTGCTCATGCACGTGCCCATGAAAAAGCACAGGACTTCTTACGTGAAAATGGTTACGACATTCAAGAAACACTCAACCGTGCCCATTTTGTTTTTAACATTTTATTGGGTGACAAACCTTTAGGCATACCTTTTTTAAAAGGTGAAAAGCTAGATGAATATTGGTTACTTTTTCGGGTAGGTGTGATCGCCGCAATCGAGCACTTTACCGGAACTATTGGTCAATGGACACTCGACAGTAATACTTGGGACCAAGCTGACCCTGCCATGGCAGATTTATTCCGTTGGCATTTGGCTGAAGAAGTTGAACATCGATGTGTTGCTTACGATTTATTTGAGCATCTCTTAACAAACAAATTTGGTTTTTATGTGTCGCGCCAAGTGATTATGGCGGCGGTTTTCCCACTGTTTATTTACTTCCTTGCTGACTTTGCCCGTAGTCTAGGTAAGCAGGATTTAGAGCACGAGGATATTCAAAAACTAATGCGCCGTGGCTACTTCAAAATTATTCGTGAATTTGAAAAAACCGCGACTCGCTCAGACAACTTACCGACCATAAAATATTTGTGGAAAGCGACCTTAAGATGGGTTTCTCCAAAATTTAACCCGCTTCATGAGGGAGACACCGCGCAAGCTTTAGCTTATATGGCTCGCTCGCCTGCGGTTCAATATTTTGAAGGAATGCATTCTGCAAAATCTGTGTCATTAAGTTAA
- a CDS encoding NADH:flavin oxidoreductase/NADH oxidase family protein: protein MKNELKLASPFTLKDRFTLKNRLIKSALSEGLAHTDGRPSKELIQLYQTWSQSGAGVLITGNVMIDSRAIGEPGNVIIEDEKDFDLIKEWAEVAKSGGSEVWMQINHPGKQAIRGLNKETVSPSAVPFSPKMAAVFATPRELTQDEIEDLIQRYANTAEIAKKAGFTGVQLHGAHGYLISQFLSPYHNRRTDQWGGSVENRRRFVLEVYKAIRNRVGPDYPVSIKLNSADFQRGGFTEEESLTTIQALDEVGIDLIEISGGTYEKPIMQLGKPKESTISREAYFLDFAKKVRGLSKVPLMVTGGFRSLQGIESALSNNDLDFVGLGRIFAIEPLAAKRLLSGLETINQVKPLTTGIKFIDNLGSLEITWYTRQMHRLGRGSLPIPNENGLKSFILDIKDKGLGIFKTRRLRAS, encoded by the coding sequence ATGAAAAACGAATTAAAACTGGCATCACCATTTACTTTAAAAGATCGCTTTACACTCAAGAATAGGCTGATTAAATCGGCTTTAAGTGAAGGGCTGGCACATACCGATGGGCGACCGAGTAAAGAGCTGATTCAGCTATACCAAACTTGGTCTCAGTCTGGAGCTGGGGTTTTGATCACGGGTAATGTGATGATTGACTCTAGAGCAATTGGTGAACCGGGTAATGTGATTATTGAAGACGAAAAAGATTTTGACCTCATCAAAGAATGGGCAGAGGTTGCTAAATCTGGAGGTAGTGAAGTCTGGATGCAAATCAATCATCCGGGCAAACAAGCAATTCGAGGGTTGAATAAAGAAACTGTTTCACCGTCAGCTGTACCTTTTAGCCCCAAAATGGCAGCAGTTTTTGCTACACCGCGAGAGTTAACTCAGGACGAAATTGAAGATCTTATTCAACGCTATGCAAACACTGCTGAAATTGCCAAGAAAGCAGGGTTTACAGGTGTACAGTTACATGGCGCACATGGTTATCTCATTAGTCAGTTCCTTTCTCCGTATCATAACCGCCGTACAGATCAATGGGGTGGAAGTGTCGAAAATCGACGTAGATTTGTTCTTGAGGTCTATAAAGCAATTCGAAATCGGGTCGGGCCTGACTATCCGGTAAGCATTAAATTGAACTCAGCCGATTTTCAAAGAGGCGGCTTTACCGAAGAAGAATCACTCACAACCATTCAAGCGCTCGATGAGGTGGGCATCGACTTAATCGAGATTTCTGGTGGAACCTATGAAAAACCGATTATGCAGTTGGGGAAACCTAAAGAATCAACCATCTCTCGTGAAGCTTACTTTTTAGACTTTGCTAAAAAAGTTCGTGGACTCAGTAAAGTGCCACTTATGGTGACGGGTGGCTTTAGAAGTCTGCAAGGGATTGAGAGCGCTTTATCAAATAACGATTTAGATTTTGTTGGCCTTGGGCGAATTTTTGCAATTGAACCATTGGCAGCTAAACGTTTACTCAGTGGGCTTGAAACGATAAACCAAGTTAAACCTTTAACTACAGGCATTAAGTTTATTGACAACTTAGGATCGTTAGAAATTACTTGGTATACCCGTCAAATGCATAGATTAGGACGGGGGAGCTTACCGATTCCAAATGAAAATGGACTCAAATCTTTTATTTTGGATATTAAAGATAAAGGCTTGGGGATTTTCAAAACTCGTCGATTGCGAGCTTCTTAA
- a CDS encoding TetR/AcrR family transcriptional regulator: MPNLQSSFTALKVLHVAKDLFNQDGFQKIGVDRIIAEAQVSKTTFYKIFHSKERLIEMSLTFQKDALKDKVFSILYSYNGQMVLDKLKEIYFLHANLDGFYRLPFKAIFEIEKLYPVAYKIVVDYRNWFIEEIYKLLLTLKSTASVQDAYMFLFMIDGAMVQLLGTNSVDDRARLLDYFFLNLA, translated from the coding sequence ATGCCAAATTTACAATCTTCCTTTACAGCATTAAAAGTGCTTCACGTAGCAAAAGACTTATTTAATCAAGATGGGTTTCAAAAAATCGGTGTTGATCGAATTATTGCTGAAGCACAAGTGTCTAAAACTACGTTTTATAAAATCTTCCATTCAAAAGAACGTCTCATTGAGATGAGTCTTACTTTCCAGAAAGATGCGCTAAAAGATAAAGTATTTTCAATTCTCTATTCCTACAATGGACAAATGGTGCTCGATAAACTTAAGGAGATTTACTTTCTACATGCCAATTTAGATGGTTTTTACCGTTTGCCATTTAAGGCAATTTTTGAAATTGAAAAGCTTTATCCAGTTGCCTATAAAATTGTGGTTGACTACAGAAACTGGTTTATTGAGGAAATATATAAGCTGCTTTTAACACTCAAATCGACCGCTTCGGTCCAAGATGCTTATATGTTTTTATTTATGATTGATGGCGCGATGGTTCAGCTTTTAGGCACAAATAGTGTAGATGATAGAGCACGATTATTAGATTATTTCTTTTTAAACTTGGCTTAA
- a CDS encoding glycosyltransferase — MKIGIVIPAHNEEYYLSACLQSIQVAIDNIHGYDVEVLVVLDSCTDQSRLIVQSHQINWIECDYACVGQARDLGIRHLIGRDVTWIACTDADTVVSPDWLRYQIQHQPTDAICGTVTLDDFSHLSITKQQKYLAHYKDEMDHAHIHGANLSFSAEVYLLVGGFEPISCHEDVSLIKKLIKHCCNITWSNLVRVTTSSRLNGRAPQGLSYFLNNL, encoded by the coding sequence ATGAAAATAGGTATCGTCATTCCAGCGCATAACGAAGAGTACTATTTATCTGCCTGTCTACAGTCTATTCAGGTGGCGATAGATAACATTCACGGTTATGACGTAGAAGTGCTTGTTGTACTCGATAGCTGTACAGATCAGTCGCGTTTGATCGTACAAAGCCATCAAATCAATTGGATTGAATGTGACTATGCATGTGTTGGGCAAGCGAGAGACTTAGGTATTCGCCATTTAATCGGGCGTGATGTAACTTGGATTGCATGTACCGATGCAGACACCGTTGTCAGCCCTGATTGGCTGCGCTATCAAATCCAGCACCAACCCACAGATGCAATTTGCGGCACTGTAACGCTAGACGATTTTAGTCATCTCTCTATAACGAAACAGCAGAAATATTTAGCACACTATAAAGATGAAATGGATCACGCGCATATTCACGGGGCAAATTTAAGTTTTAGTGCAGAAGTCTACCTTTTGGTCGGTGGCTTTGAGCCTATTTCATGTCATGAAGACGTGTCTTTAATTAAAAAATTGATCAAGCATTGTTGCAATATTACTTGGAGCAATCTGGTTCGAGTAACTACAAGTAGTCGTTTAAATGGGCGCGCACCTCAAGGTTTATCCTACTTTTTAAATAATCTCTAA
- a CDS encoding AAA family ATPase, with amino-acid sequence MKICIVGPSGAGKTTIANKLAQQLKISTHPFDEIYWNISGSEFVKNSEEKISLGIKEIILQDSWIVEGAYDKRLLPLLLESSLILKLEVPFYLRTRRLLQRYLKSVATGKKPKETLKNTIELIRFSYSFEQRLENFLSSHTQLSSKVISICDFSTAIQVVQTNFNNLCDPLNHDDKTKAG; translated from the coding sequence ATGAAAATTTGTATTGTAGGCCCTTCTGGTGCTGGTAAAACAACTATCGCTAATAAATTAGCCCAGCAATTAAAGATATCAACTCATCCATTTGATGAGATCTACTGGAATATAAGTGGAAGTGAGTTTGTAAAGAATTCGGAAGAAAAGATCTCACTGGGTATTAAAGAAATTATCTTACAAGATAGCTGGATTGTAGAGGGAGCTTACGACAAACGTTTGCTTCCATTATTGCTTGAAAGCTCATTAATTTTAAAGTTGGAAGTTCCTTTTTATTTAAGAACAAGAAGGCTACTACAACGTTACTTAAAGTCTGTAGCTACAGGCAAAAAACCTAAAGAAACTTTAAAAAATACAATCGAGCTAATTCGGTTTTCATATAGCTTTGAGCAACGTTTAGAAAATTTCTTAAGTAGTCATACTCAACTCTCTAGCAAGGTTATTTCTATTTGTGACTTTTCAACAGCTATTCAGGTGGTCCAAACAAACTTCAATAATTTATGTGACCCATTGAATCATGATGACAAAACGAAAGCGGGTTAA
- a CDS encoding acyl-CoA/acyl-ACP dehydrogenase, whose amino-acid sequence MNIKIPINMTILSILNEFETASAEVKSKLRISLLYQLINVTKNLPHPASGQTYQRWQIFGQIAGVDLSLAKLFESHCDALSILNELGYQQEIDNKTWAVWAADGGPAPLHVTNDLCSGIKPWCSGAEFIQKALMSYKDQQGQAQLCIADLSHPSITTDLSHWHAVGMHATQTAQVAFKNTPVTAIGQPNSYLKRPGFWHGAAGVAACWYGAAVRLAGYLQESCQANPNPYKKLYLGVVAQQLEITKHYFQYVAELIDHKPTLSHEREIRILRAQTEQCCLDVIERVGKALGARPFCEDATFAQLMADLPVFIRQSHAAFDYEQIAELCVSEQSLWEL is encoded by the coding sequence ATGAATATCAAAATACCTATAAACATGACAATTTTGAGTATCTTGAATGAATTTGAAACTGCCTCAGCTGAGGTTAAAAGTAAGCTGCGTATTAGTTTGCTCTATCAATTAATCAATGTAACAAAAAATTTACCTCATCCAGCTTCGGGGCAGACTTATCAACGTTGGCAAATTTTTGGGCAGATTGCTGGGGTGGATTTAAGTCTAGCTAAGCTTTTTGAGTCTCATTGCGATGCTTTAAGCATTTTAAATGAATTGGGTTATCAACAAGAAATAGATAACAAGACTTGGGCGGTTTGGGCAGCTGATGGTGGACCAGCGCCTTTGCATGTAACTAATGACCTCTGTAGTGGCATTAAACCGTGGTGCTCTGGCGCGGAGTTTATCCAAAAAGCTTTAATGAGTTATAAAGATCAGCAGGGGCAGGCGCAGCTTTGTATTGCCGACTTAAGTCATCCATCCATAACGACCGATTTAAGCCACTGGCATGCTGTAGGCATGCATGCCACACAGACCGCGCAAGTAGCTTTTAAAAATACCCCTGTTACGGCAATAGGTCAGCCAAATAGTTATTTAAAACGTCCAGGTTTTTGGCATGGTGCAGCAGGTGTTGCGGCCTGTTGGTATGGTGCCGCCGTGCGCTTAGCGGGTTATTTGCAAGAAAGTTGTCAGGCAAATCCTAATCCGTATAAAAAATTGTATTTAGGCGTGGTCGCTCAGCAATTAGAAATCACTAAACACTATTTTCAATATGTTGCCGAGTTGATTGACCATAAACCAACGCTAAGTCATGAACGGGAAATACGCATATTACGTGCCCAAACAGAACAATGTTGTCTGGATGTTATTGAGCGGGTAGGGAAAGCTTTAGGCGCACGTCCTTTTTGTGAAGATGCGACATTTGCTCAGCTCATGGCAGATTTGCCAGTGTTTATCAGGCAAAGTCATGCTGCTTTTGACTATGAGCAAATTGCAGAACTCTGTGTGTCGGAGCAAAGCCTATGGGAACTTTAA
- a CDS encoding mechanosensitive ion channel family protein produces the protein MDFFNFFRDIRDELSQYPWLEMFVSLTILILFAAIANFIAKRIIVRGVRHLVTKLKSPNQSIFAQHSVIKRFANIIPAVVIMNGIATVPHLSSKFITFVEMAAQAFIFLTLALTVSEILNIFNLIYQRNPKSRNKPIKGYLQLVKLILFVVCGLMILGTFLKKDVFTLLAGFGAMAAVLMLVFQNTILSLVASVQIASYDMVRIGDWIEMPSLNADGDVIDISLHTVTVQNFDKTYTTIPTNKLVTDTFKNWRGMSNSGCRRMKRSLFLDQSSVHFMSDDEQQKLKEFLLLDQYLDAKQSEIEEFNKQLSNQSRYNKRRLTNIGTFRAYVEFYLRQHKGIAQNQTIMVRQLQPTSQGLPLEIYAFTNTIAWVSYEAIQSDIFDHLIAILPEFGLRVYQAPSGHDLQRLTSEINPSEV, from the coding sequence TTGGATTTTTTTAATTTTTTTCGTGATATTCGGGATGAGTTAAGCCAATATCCTTGGCTAGAGATGTTTGTTTCACTCACTATTTTGATTTTATTTGCAGCAATCGCAAATTTTATTGCCAAACGCATTATTGTTCGGGGTGTTCGTCATTTAGTTACAAAGCTAAAATCACCAAATCAGTCTATTTTTGCTCAGCATAGCGTTATAAAGAGATTTGCAAATATTATTCCTGCCGTTGTGATTATGAATGGTATTGCAACAGTGCCTCATCTATCTTCAAAATTTATTACTTTTGTAGAGATGGCTGCGCAAGCATTTATTTTCCTAACTCTAGCGCTTACGGTCAGTGAAATATTAAATATCTTTAACCTTATTTACCAGCGTAATCCAAAATCTAGAAATAAACCAATTAAAGGTTATTTACAGCTCGTTAAACTCATTTTATTTGTGGTTTGTGGCCTTATGATTTTGGGAACCTTCCTTAAAAAGGATGTGTTCACTTTACTTGCAGGCTTTGGTGCGATGGCCGCGGTATTAATGCTGGTTTTCCAAAACACCATTTTGTCTTTGGTGGCAAGTGTACAAATTGCTTCTTATGACATGGTGCGTATTGGCGACTGGATTGAAATGCCATCACTCAATGCTGATGGTGATGTGATTGATATTTCATTGCATACAGTAACTGTTCAAAATTTTGATAAAACCTATACCACCATACCAACCAATAAACTCGTTACCGATACTTTTAAAAACTGGCGAGGCATGAGTAACTCAGGCTGCCGTCGGATGAAACGCTCACTCTTTCTTGATCAAAGCAGTGTGCATTTTATGAGTGATGACGAGCAACAAAAGCTCAAAGAGTTTTTACTGTTAGACCAATATCTTGATGCGAAGCAATCTGAAATTGAAGAGTTTAATAAGCAATTAAGCAATCAATCTCGTTACAACAAGCGCCGTTTAACTAACATCGGAACATTTAGAGCCTATGTCGAATTTTACTTGCGCCAGCACAAGGGCATTGCTCAAAACCAAACGATTATGGTTCGCCAGTTACAACCGACCAGCCAAGGTTTGCCGTTAGAGATTTATGCATTTACCAACACGATTGCATGGGTTTCCTATGAGGCCATTCAGTCTGATATTTTCGATCATTTAATTGCGATTCTTCCTGAATTTGGTTTACGTGTTTACCAAGCACCATCGGGTCATGATTTGCAAAGATTAACGTCAGAGATTAATCCGAGTGAAGTTTAA
- a CDS encoding DUF2171 domain-containing protein, which produces MNTLNINDIKKHADVIASCGTKVGTVDHLDGENQLKLTRDESGQHHLIPTGWIGEVKENQVILNKNSEEVKEQWQAI; this is translated from the coding sequence ATGAATACTTTAAATATTAATGATATTAAAAAACATGCTGATGTCATTGCTTCATGTGGCACAAAAGTAGGAACTGTCGACCATCTTGATGGTGAGAACCAACTCAAACTCACCCGAGATGAAAGTGGCCAACATCACCTTATCCCTACTGGATGGATTGGGGAAGTCAAAGAAAACCAAGTCATTCTGAATAAAAATTCAGAAGAAGTTAAAGAGCAATGGCAAGCGATCTAG
- a CDS encoding Lrp/AsnC family transcriptional regulator, whose translation MNRTEYTLDRIDRKILSALRSNGRLTVAQLAEEVGLSSSPCWTRLKRLETLKIIEGYTVNVNQKAIGIHEVFFIEITLERHDDEMLEKFSEALADIPEVVEAHLVTGDYDYLVKVAVKDADHYERFLRKKLYSIKGIRHTRSTFALRPLKSANTADLMLIE comes from the coding sequence TTGAACAGAACAGAATACACACTAGATCGTATAGATCGGAAAATTTTATCTGCGTTACGTAGTAATGGCCGTTTAACCGTTGCTCAATTGGCCGAAGAAGTTGGTCTTTCATCTTCTCCATGCTGGACACGACTAAAACGTCTGGAAACTTTAAAAATTATTGAAGGATATACGGTAAACGTAAACCAAAAAGCGATTGGCATTCATGAAGTTTTTTTTATTGAAATTACTTTAGAGCGCCATGACGACGAAATGCTAGAGAAGTTCAGCGAAGCATTAGCAGATATACCTGAAGTAGTGGAAGCGCATCTCGTTACAGGTGACTATGATTATTTGGTGAAAGTAGCAGTCAAAGATGCTGACCATTACGAACGATTTTTAAGAAAAAAACTTTATTCAATTAAAGGAATACGCCACACCCGTTCGACCTTTGCCCTACGCCCTCTCAAATCTGCCAATACAGCCGATTTAATGTTAATTGAATAA
- a CDS encoding PIG-L deacetylase family protein, with protein MGTLKHPLVEDRVIFGEGTAKEQWLNVFKDHPLAPLDLELFRSKRVVIVAPHPDDEVLGCGGLMQQLITLNCKIVVLAVSNGTQSHPNSTKYPPDQLNILRPQESLEALNCLDVAESTEHVELNLLDGQIHLQTEQLWQYLDQMVQAKDILICSYEFDGHPDHEAVGKTVQAYATAKQLLCLHVLIWAWHWAKPLDPRIDWHRAKAFSLTQEQLTKKHQAILQFKTQLEADESTGNAAVLSPSAINRLLMPYEVYLSDSFSHVL; from the coding sequence ATGGGAACTTTAAAACATCCTTTGGTTGAAGACCGCGTTATTTTTGGTGAGGGCACGGCCAAAGAGCAATGGTTAAATGTATTTAAAGATCATCCGCTAGCGCCTTTAGATCTTGAGTTATTTCGTTCTAAAAGAGTGGTGATTGTCGCTCCACATCCTGATGATGAAGTGCTTGGCTGTGGCGGGTTAATGCAGCAACTGATCACGCTGAATTGTAAAATAGTGGTTTTAGCTGTCAGTAACGGCACACAAAGCCACCCTAACTCTACAAAATATCCTCCAGATCAGCTCAATATTCTTCGTCCACAAGAAAGCTTGGAGGCCTTAAATTGTCTAGACGTAGCAGAGTCAACCGAACATGTAGAGCTTAATTTGTTAGATGGTCAGATTCATTTGCAAACCGAGCAACTCTGGCAGTATCTAGATCAGATGGTTCAAGCCAAAGATATTCTAATTTGTAGTTATGAATTTGATGGACATCCAGACCATGAAGCAGTGGGTAAAACCGTACAAGCCTATGCAACTGCTAAGCAACTCCTATGTTTACACGTATTAATTTGGGCTTGGCATTGGGCAAAGCCTTTAGACCCTCGCATTGATTGGCACCGAGCAAAAGCATTTTCCTTAACACAAGAACAGCTAACTAAAAAACATCAAGCAATTTTGCAGTTTAAAACCCAACTAGAAGCAGATGAAAGCACGGGGAACGCCGCCGTTCTCTCTCCAAGTGCGATTAATCGTCTTTTAATGCCTTATGAGGTTTATTTGAGTGATTCATTCTCGCATGTACTTTGA
- a CDS encoding YHYH domain-containing protein, whose protein sequence is MKKLLFICLIGLAVTQVNAHSGGTNSKGCHTNSKTGDHHCH, encoded by the coding sequence ATGAAAAAACTTTTATTCATTTGTCTAATCGGTTTAGCAGTTACACAGGTTAATGCTCATTCTGGGGGTACAAACTCTAAAGGATGCCATACAAATAGTAAAACAGGTGACCATCATTGTCATTAA
- a CDS encoding HAD family hydrolase, whose protein sequence is MQKAILFDLDQTLLDRNTSLIKFVEWQVNFFQLVSQENKQAFITRFIELDNNGSVWKDLVYSQLLEDFNIKTFSVESLLESYINDFNKFCRPFEKVPETIQNLYHKGHKLDLVSNGKSPFQESNFYALGLREFFSTVIVSEAIGIRKPDPRIFEFACKELDCIPNHCIFVGDNLKADIEGARKVGMRTIFFHPNPSINSSLADEKIHHYEQLETAINTLENFIL, encoded by the coding sequence ATGCAAAAAGCCATTTTATTCGATTTAGATCAAACTCTACTTGACCGAAATACATCCCTTATAAAATTTGTTGAGTGGCAAGTAAACTTTTTTCAATTAGTATCACAAGAAAATAAACAAGCTTTTATTACTAGATTTATCGAATTAGATAACAATGGAAGTGTGTGGAAAGATTTGGTTTATTCTCAATTATTAGAAGATTTTAATATAAAAACCTTTAGTGTTGAGAGCCTACTTGAATCATACATTAACGACTTTAATAAGTTTTGCCGCCCTTTTGAGAAAGTTCCAGAAACAATTCAAAATCTTTATCACAAAGGACATAAATTAGACTTAGTTTCTAATGGAAAATCACCTTTTCAAGAAAGCAACTTTTATGCGCTTGGACTCAGAGAGTTTTTCTCTACAGTCATTGTCTCAGAAGCGATAGGTATACGAAAACCAGATCCACGAATATTTGAGTTTGCATGTAAGGAACTCGACTGTATTCCTAATCACTGTATTTTTGTCGGAGATAACCTTAAAGCCGATATCGAAGGTGCTAGAAAAGTCGGAATGCGAACTATCTTTTTTCACCCAAATCCTTCTATCAACTCTTCTTTAGCAGATGAAAAAATTCATCATTATGAACAGTTAGAAACAGCAATTAATACATTAGAAAATTTCATTCTTTAG
- a CDS encoding DUF3592 domain-containing protein, protein MKFSDFLTFIGMVWFSLFFIYIVWIFFLKSLVHKFLIYKRGIITSAEVVYFQDSLAKVQYRPLCYFKLKFQSEQGQIITENLKVLIAKQDHYKYKLGSIIKIKYDPKNLKNISILGEVMI, encoded by the coding sequence GTGAAATTTTCCGATTTTTTAACTTTTATTGGAATGGTCTGGTTCAGCTTATTCTTTATCTATATTGTTTGGATCTTTTTTCTTAAAAGTCTGGTACATAAATTTTTAATTTATAAACGAGGAATAATTACTTCTGCCGAGGTCGTATATTTTCAGGACTCATTAGCTAAGGTGCAATATCGCCCTTTATGTTATTTCAAATTGAAATTTCAATCTGAGCAAGGCCAAATCATTACTGAAAATCTAAAGGTGCTTATTGCTAAGCAAGATCACTATAAATATAAACTGGGTAGTATTATCAAAATTAAATATGATCCCAAAAATTTAAAGAATATTTCGATATTGGGTGAAGTGATGATTTAG
- the yafE gene encoding class I SAM-dependent methyltransferase: MITQHDINQKQYQNKSIDYLNSQAHSEGIEFNKFINEVQKIEKAVVLDLGCGGGHVSYNVAPHADLVFAYDLSHEMLDTVSKAASQRKLKNIFVQQGIAEDMPFSDQQFDVVISRYSAHHWQHVPTAMKEINRVLKPDGIVIFVDIISSSSPILDTFLQTIETIRDPSHVRNYSVKEWMYFIEDAGFDLVGLDKQTLALDFDSWVKRMKTPEDQIKTLRYLQEGSSDLVKKYFKIQNDGSFESHVGYFVFKKLGF, from the coding sequence ATGATCACCCAGCACGATATAAACCAAAAACAATATCAAAATAAATCTATCGATTATTTAAACAGCCAAGCTCATTCTGAAGGGATTGAATTTAATAAATTTATTAATGAAGTTCAGAAAATTGAAAAGGCTGTAGTTCTTGATTTAGGCTGTGGTGGTGGTCATGTCTCGTATAATGTTGCTCCACATGCTGACCTTGTTTTTGCTTACGATTTATCTCATGAAATGTTAGACACCGTGTCTAAGGCTGCTAGCCAACGTAAATTAAAAAATATCTTTGTGCAGCAGGGCATTGCTGAAGACATGCCTTTTAGTGATCAGCAGTTTGATGTCGTGATTAGCCGATATTCAGCTCATCACTGGCAACATGTTCCGACGGCTATGAAAGAAATAAACCGCGTGCTTAAGCCTGATGGTATTGTTATTTTTGTAGACATTATCAGTTCTAGCTCGCCCATATTAGATACGTTTTTACAGACCATCGAAACGATTCGAGACCCAAGTCATGTACGAAACTATAGTGTCAAAGAGTGGATGTATTTTATTGAAGATGCAGGCTTTGACTTGGTAGGTTTAGATAAACAAACGCTCGCGTTAGACTTTGATAGTTGGGTAAAGCGAATGAAAACGCCTGAAGATCAAATCAAAACTTTACGCTATTTGCAGGAAGGTTCATCTGACCTCGTGAAGAAGTATTTCAAAATTCAAAATGACGGTAGCTTTGAAAGCCATGTGGGTTATTTTGTCTTTAAGAAACTAGGATTTTAA
- the nodS gene encoding class I SAM-dependent methyltransferase produces MIHSRMYFEDLYRHTSDPWGYDAHWYEARKRQICLALLTKPRYPKVLEVGCSNGHLSFHLAQRAEKLVCIDVSERAVQLASTRLQEFEHVVVENRKIPEDYSIQKFDLILISEMAYYLSADELHQFIEKLKHSLNDDGEILCCHWRHEIQDFELNAEQVHQAFQQYFPFHHYLSLNDPDFMIDLWTANTSSLAQQEKLR; encoded by the coding sequence GTGATTCATTCTCGCATGTACTTTGAAGATTTATATCGTCATACCAGTGATCCATGGGGCTATGACGCTCACTGGTATGAAGCCCGAAAAAGACAAATTTGTCTCGCGCTGCTGACAAAGCCTCGCTATCCAAAGGTGCTTGAGGTGGGGTGTTCAAATGGTCATTTAAGTTTTCATTTAGCGCAAAGAGCTGAGAAGTTAGTGTGTATAGATGTCTCTGAGCGTGCTGTTCAACTGGCATCCACACGGCTACAAGAATTTGAGCATGTTGTGGTTGAAAATAGAAAAATACCCGAAGACTACTCAATTCAAAAATTTGATCTGATTTTAATTAGTGAGATGGCCTATTACTTGTCGGCAGATGAATTACATCAGTTTATTGAAAAGTTAAAACATAGTTTAAATGATGACGGTGAAATTCTGTGTTGCCACTGGCGTCATGAGATTCAAGATTTTGAGTTAAATGCCGAGCAAGTCCATCAAGCTTTTCAGCAATATTTCCCATTTCATCACTACCTCAGCTTAAACGATCCAGATTTTATGATTGATCTATGGACGGCGAACACTTCCTCTTTAGCACAGCAGGAAAAACTAAGATGA